From one Verrucomicrobiota bacterium genomic stretch:
- a CDS encoding sigma-70 family RNA polymerase sigma factor — SQAQKRGGNAAFISIDEALAEERYRLLPATVADPAQLLDHVWANTVIDRVLQQLKAHCAAAGIATLFEVLHNYITGDAVRGDYAAAATRLQMTEAAARKATHDLRAEFRRLLFREIGRTVGSPAGIEDEIRQLFALFAR; from the coding sequence AATCCCAAGCGCAGAAACGTGGCGGCAACGCTGCGTTCATTTCCATCGACGAAGCTCTAGCCGAGGAACGTTACCGTCTGTTACCGGCCACAGTCGCAGACCCAGCCCAACTCCTCGACCACGTGTGGGCCAACACCGTAATTGATCGAGTCCTGCAACAATTGAAAGCGCATTGCGCCGCCGCTGGCATCGCCACTTTGTTCGAGGTCTTGCACAACTACATCACAGGCGATGCCGTCCGTGGCGATTATGCAGCGGCCGCGACGCGGCTGCAAATGACCGAAGCCGCCGCTCGCAAGGCCACGCACGATTTGCGCGCTGAATTCCGGCGGTTGCTCTTTCGGGAAATCGGCCGCACCGTGGGCAGTCCGGCCGGAATCGAAGACGAAATCCGTCAGTTGTTTGCGCTCTTTGCCAGATAA